One Polaribacter sp. KT25b DNA segment encodes these proteins:
- a CDS encoding ABC transporter permease, translated as MNYIEHTGKYFMMLVQVFKKPQRKKVFYEALFKEIEELGLKSLGIIMFISFFIGGVIALQTALNLDNPFVPDSLIGFAAKRSIILEFAPTFCSIILAGKVGSYITSSIGAMRVTEQIDALEVMGINSLNYLVLPKILATVLFYPFLIILAMILGIFGGWLTGLLSGLFSGVDYVIGLQTEFKPFLIVYSMIKTLIFAFLIASVPSYHGYYVKGGSIAVGKASTKAVVWTTILIVIANYILTQMLLT; from the coding sequence ATGAATTACATAGAGCACACTGGTAAATATTTTATGATGCTTGTTCAGGTTTTTAAAAAGCCTCAAAGAAAGAAGGTTTTTTATGAAGCTTTGTTCAAAGAAATAGAAGAACTTGGTTTAAAATCTTTGGGTATTATTATGTTTATCTCTTTTTTTATAGGTGGTGTAATTGCCTTACAAACTGCGCTAAATTTAGATAATCCTTTTGTACCCGATTCCTTAATTGGTTTTGCAGCAAAAAGATCTATTATTTTAGAGTTTGCGCCTACATTTTGTTCAATTATTTTAGCTGGTAAAGTTGGTTCTTATATTACATCAAGCATTGGTGCAATGAGGGTAACAGAGCAAATAGATGCATTAGAAGTTATGGGTATTAACTCATTAAATTATTTAGTACTTCCAAAGATATTGGCAACAGTTTTATTTTATCCTTTTTTAATCATTTTGGCAATGATTTTAGGAATTTTTGGTGGCTGGCTTACTGGTCTTCTTTCTGGTTTGTTTAGTGGAGTTGATTATGTAATAGGACTACAAACTGAATTTAAGCCTTTTTTAATTGTATATTCTATGATTAAAACATTAATTTTTGCTTTTTTAATTGCCTCTGTGCCATCATATCATGGTTATTATGTAAAAGGAGGTTCTATTGCTGTTGGTAAAGCAAGTACAAAAGCAGTAGTTTGGACCACCATTTTAATAGTAATAGCTAATTATATTTTAACCCAAATGTTATTAACCTAA
- a CDS encoding ABC transporter ATP-binding protein, with translation MIEVKDLYKGFGDVEVLKGISTTFEAGKTSLIIGQSGSGKTVFLKCLIGLHTPEKGTISFDGRINTQFTIEEKRQWRQEIGMVFQGSALFDSQTVEENVMFPLKMFTDNTYSEMLDRVNFALNRVNLPNSNKKLPSELSGGMQKRVAIARAIVMNPKYLFCDEPNSGLDPQTAIVIDKLIQEITDEYNITTVINTHDMNSVMEIGEKIIFLKNGNKAWEGSSEEIFKTNNEAVVDFVYSSNLFKKVREAYLNEKK, from the coding sequence ATGATAGAAGTTAAAGATTTATATAAAGGTTTTGGCGATGTAGAAGTGTTAAAAGGAATTTCAACAACATTTGAGGCAGGAAAAACTAGTTTAATTATTGGTCAAAGTGGATCAGGAAAAACAGTTTTTTTAAAATGTTTAATAGGATTACATACACCAGAAAAAGGAACAATTTCTTTTGATGGTAGAATTAATACACAATTTACTATTGAAGAAAAAAGACAATGGAGACAAGAAATTGGTATGGTTTTTCAAGGGAGTGCTTTGTTCGATTCTCAAACCGTAGAAGAAAATGTAATGTTTCCTTTAAAAATGTTTACTGATAATACATATTCAGAAATGTTAGATAGAGTAAATTTTGCATTAAATAGAGTAAATTTACCAAACTCAAATAAAAAACTTCCATCAGAATTGTCTGGAGGAATGCAAAAAAGAGTTGCAATTGCCCGAGCGATTGTAATGAATCCTAAATATTTATTTTGTGATGAACCAAATTCTGGTTTAGATCCTCAAACTGCTATTGTAATTGATAAATTAATTCAAGAAATTACAGATGAATATAACATTACAACCGTAATTAATACTCATGATATGAATTCTGTAATGGAAATTGGAGAAAAAATAATTTTTTTAAAGAATGGAAATAAAGCTTGGGAAGGTAGTAGTGAAGAGATATTTAAAACTAATAATGAGGCTGTTGTAGACTTTGTGTATTCTTCTAATTTATTTAAAAAAGTAAGGGAAGCATATTTAAATGAAAAAAAATAA
- a CDS encoding DUF389 domain-containing protein → METEKKDENIDVIEQSKNDVKSDAKGLFLSIKEFLIELLDFRHDTDHEATINAIKADIPFKGATAWILIFAVFVASIGLNANSTAVVIGAMLISPLMGPILGIGMSFAINDINTLKKSFVNLGTMIVLSLLASFLFFYFFPLSEDNSELLGRVSPDVRDVLIAFFGGLALMVARTKKGTIASVIFGVAIATALMPPLCTAGYGLAKGNLTYFTGAMYLFTINTIFIALATFLVLKLLSFPMHKYANAAKRKRYAIIATIVGVAVMIPAIFTFINVFNKSKIDSQIGGFIKNEIKNNNSLQLIDWDPDYQKKELYLNFLSEVTDATINDLNNELLNKQLYPNLNDFKLRIKGSDTKSYDLITTAYKEKREELLESKKIIVDLQSQIVDLQATISSLNNRIEQDALNKHQNIVAFSRIAKDTKIRYSDVEKISFANVLSSKDFIKIDTIPTATIKWNYRLTDSIIRPKERELRTWLQKEMELDTLFIKRER, encoded by the coding sequence ATGGAAACTGAAAAAAAAGACGAAAATATAGATGTCATAGAACAATCTAAAAATGACGTAAAAAGTGATGCAAAAGGATTGTTTTTAAGTATTAAAGAATTCTTAATAGAACTCTTAGATTTTCGTCATGATACAGATCATGAAGCTACAATAAATGCTATTAAGGCAGATATTCCTTTTAAAGGAGCAACAGCTTGGATTCTTATTTTTGCAGTTTTTGTGGCGTCAATTGGTTTAAATGCAAATTCTACTGCGGTAGTAATTGGAGCCATGCTTATATCGCCTTTAATGGGGCCAATTCTTGGAATTGGGATGTCTTTTGCCATTAACGATATCAATACGTTAAAAAAATCGTTTGTAAACCTTGGAACGATGATTGTTTTAAGTTTATTAGCTTCTTTTTTATTCTTTTACTTTTTTCCGCTAAGTGAAGATAATTCGGAGTTATTAGGTAGAGTTAGTCCAGATGTTAGAGATGTTCTAATCGCTTTTTTTGGAGGATTAGCTTTAATGGTAGCAAGAACTAAAAAAGGTACTATTGCTTCTGTAATTTTTGGTGTAGCTATTGCAACTGCATTAATGCCACCTTTGTGTACTGCTGGTTATGGTTTGGCAAAAGGTAATTTAACCTACTTTACTGGGGCAATGTATTTGTTTACAATTAATACTATATTTATTGCTTTAGCTACATTTTTGGTTTTGAAACTTTTAAGTTTTCCAATGCATAAATATGCCAATGCAGCCAAAAGAAAAAGATATGCAATTATTGCTACGATAGTGGGTGTAGCTGTTATGATACCAGCTATTTTTACCTTTATAAATGTTTTTAATAAAAGTAAAATAGATTCACAAATTGGTGGATTTATAAAAAATGAAATTAAAAATAACAATTCATTACAATTAATTGATTGGGATCCAGATTATCAGAAAAAGGAGTTATATCTAAATTTTTTAAGTGAAGTTACAGATGCAACCATAAATGATTTAAATAACGAACTTTTAAATAAACAGTTATATCCTAATTTAAACGATTTTAAACTTAGAATTAAAGGAAGCGACACTAAAAGTTATGATTTAATAACAACAGCTTATAAAGAAAAAAGAGAAGAACTTCTAGAAAGTAAAAAGATTATTGTCGATTTGCAAAGCCAAATTGTAGACTTGCAGGCAACAATATCTTCTTTAAATAATAGAATTGAACAAGATGCGTTAAACAAACACCAAAACATTGTTGCTTTTAGTAGAATAGCTAAAGATACAAAGATAAGATATAGTGATGTTGAGAAAATTAGTTTTGCAAATGTTTTATCATCTAAAGATTTTATAAAGATTGATACAATTCCTACAGCAACTATTAAATGGAATTATCGATTAACTGATAGTATTATTAGACCTAAAGAAAGAGAATTAAGAACTTGGCTTCAAAAAGAAATGGAGTTAGATACACTTTTTATTAAAAGAGAACGATAA
- a CDS encoding SprT-like domain-containing protein → MSLEYQKHIPPKAIPFVQFLIDEHSFDLFIVNQRATKHGDFRKLPNGRFQITVNNNLNKYQFLLTLVHEIAHHVTHQKFGRVQPHGIEWKTVFQHLMLPFINPDIYPKEILPYLANYLKNPKASTDADVNLSLALKGFSADSGKHFIFDIPFGNLFVFKNTIYKRGNKRRTRYECMEMHSKKVYLFNQNVEVKIYKP, encoded by the coding sequence TTGAGTTTAGAATACCAAAAACACATTCCACCAAAAGCAATTCCGTTTGTTCAATTTTTAATTGATGAGCATTCTTTTGATTTGTTTATTGTGAATCAAAGAGCAACAAAACATGGTGATTTTAGAAAATTACCAAACGGTAGATTTCAAATTACGGTGAATAATAACTTGAACAAATATCAGTTTTTATTGACTTTAGTTCATGAAATTGCACATCATGTAACACATCAGAAATTTGGACGTGTGCAACCTCATGGCATAGAATGGAAAACTGTTTTTCAGCATTTAATGTTGCCATTTATCAATCCAGATATTTATCCGAAGGAAATATTACCTTATTTAGCAAACTATTTAAAAAACCCAAAAGCAAGCACAGATGCTGATGTAAATTTATCTTTAGCTTTAAAAGGTTTTTCTGCTGATTCTGGAAAACATTTTATTTTTGATATTCCTTTTGGTAATTTATTTGTATTTAAAAATACCATTTACAAAAGAGGTAATAAACGAAGAACACGTTATGAATGCATGGAAATGCACTCTAAAAAGGTATATTTATTCAATCAAAATGTAGAAGTAAAAATTTACAAACCTTAA
- a CDS encoding SDR family oxidoreductase, giving the protein MKNVVITGTSRGIGFELAKLFAKKGHQVLAISRNTKPLETVNHKNISLLSVDISNNSDVKKVTDFIQKNWKQVDILINNAGKLINKPFTDLTSDDFLEVYKVNVFGVAEITKNLIPFLQKGSHVVTISSMGGIQGSMKFPGLAAYSSAKGAVITLSELLAEEYKEQQIAFNVLALGAVQTEMLEEAFPDYKAPLSAEEMANYIFDFSLTGNKFYNGRVLQVSTTTP; this is encoded by the coding sequence ATGAAAAACGTTGTTATTACAGGAACAAGTAGAGGAATAGGTTTTGAACTAGCTAAATTGTTTGCAAAAAAAGGTCATCAAGTTTTAGCTATTTCTAGAAATACAAAACCTTTAGAAACTGTAAATCATAAAAATATCTCTTTACTTTCTGTTGATATTTCTAATAATTCTGATGTTAAAAAAGTAACCGATTTCATCCAAAAGAACTGGAAACAAGTTGATATTTTAATCAATAATGCTGGTAAACTTATTAACAAACCTTTTACAGATTTAACTTCTGATGATTTTTTAGAAGTCTATAAAGTAAATGTTTTTGGAGTTGCAGAAATTACTAAAAATTTAATTCCGTTTTTACAAAAAGGAAGTCATGTTGTTACTATAAGTTCTATGGGCGGTATTCAAGGAAGCATGAAATTTCCTGGTTTAGCAGCATATTCATCAGCAAAAGGAGCCGTTATTACCTTATCAGAATTATTAGCCGAAGAATACAAAGAACAACAAATTGCTTTTAATGTTTTAGCTTTAGGAGCTGTACAAACAGAAATGTTAGAAGAAGCTTTTCCAGATTATAAAGCGCCGCTTTCTGCAGAAGAAATGGCAAACTATATCTTTGATTTTTCTTTAACAGGAAATAAATTTTATAACGGTAGAGTTTTACAAGTTTCAACAACAACACCGTAA
- a CDS encoding glutaminyl-peptide cyclotransferase, whose amino-acid sequence MKKLAVLISFLTFLLVTSCNDDYKFTLDVVKKTTLNSSITITLKEKNDKPVDNVQFFVDGVEISADGNSVTINTSDFGVGKHAVSTLAFFPGKTKKTNNSFEVLADKAPAIYTFKIINSFPHDTKAYTQGLEYHNGFLYETTGQRGESSLRKVEISTGKVLQKINLDKQYFGEGMTILNNKIYWLTWQAKKGFVYDLATFKQEKEFAFNKSKEGWGLTNNGTELIKSDGTNKIWFLNPTTFKEKHAIQVYTNKYALDNLNELELIDGKIYANKYQQNAIVIIDVKTGAVLGVANLSDLKTEMEKTQTLVPEDEVLNGIAFDKENNRLFVTGKHWGKLFEIELIKK is encoded by the coding sequence ATGAAAAAGCTTGCTGTACTAATTTCCTTTTTAACCTTCTTGTTAGTTACTTCTTGTAATGATGATTATAAATTTACCTTAGATGTTGTTAAAAAAACGACACTAAATAGTTCTATTACTATTACACTTAAAGAAAAAAATGACAAACCTGTAGATAATGTTCAGTTTTTTGTTGATGGTGTAGAAATTTCTGCGGATGGAAATTCTGTAACTATTAATACGTCGGATTTTGGCGTTGGTAAACACGCTGTTTCAACTTTGGCATTTTTTCCTGGTAAAACTAAAAAGACAAATAATTCGTTTGAAGTTTTAGCAGATAAAGCACCAGCAATTTATACGTTTAAAATTATAAACTCTTTTCCTCATGACACTAAAGCATACACGCAAGGTTTAGAATACCACAATGGTTTTTTATATGAAACTACAGGACAAAGAGGTGAATCTTCTTTAAGAAAAGTAGAAATTTCTACAGGTAAAGTGCTACAAAAAATTAATTTAGACAAACAATACTTTGGAGAAGGAATGACAATTTTAAACAATAAAATTTATTGGTTAACATGGCAAGCTAAAAAAGGTTTTGTGTATGATTTAGCAACGTTTAAACAAGAAAAAGAGTTTGCATTTAATAAAAGTAAAGAAGGTTGGGGTTTAACTAATAACGGAACTGAATTGATAAAATCTGACGGAACTAACAAAATTTGGTTTTTAAACCCAACAACTTTTAAAGAAAAACACGCTATACAAGTGTATACAAACAAATATGCGCTGGATAATTTAAATGAATTAGAATTGATTGATGGAAAAATATATGCAAACAAATATCAACAAAATGCAATTGTAATTATTGATGTAAAAACAGGAGCCGTTTTAGGTGTTGCAAATTTATCTGATTTAAAAACAGAAATGGAAAAAACACAAACCTTAGTTCCTGAAGATGAAGTTTTAAACGGAATTGCTTTTGACAAAGAAAACAATCGCCTTTTTGTTACCGGTAAACATTGGGGAAAACTTTTTGAAATTGAGTTGATTAAAAAATAA
- a CDS encoding type B 50S ribosomal protein L31, which translates to MKKGIHPENYRMVAFKDMSNDDVFLTRSTVDTKETLDVDGVEYPLVKLEISRTSHPFYTGKSKLIDAAGRIDKFKNKYAKFKK; encoded by the coding sequence ATGAAGAAAGGAATTCATCCAGAAAATTATAGAATGGTAGCTTTTAAAGACATGTCTAACGATGATGTTTTTTTAACACGTTCTACTGTAGACACTAAAGAAACTTTAGATGTTGACGGTGTAGAGTATCCTTTAGTAAAATTAGAGATTTCTAGAACTTCTCACCCATTTTACACTGGTAAATCTAAACTTATTGATGCTGCAGGACGTATTGATAAATTTAAAAACAAATACGCAAAATTCAAAAAGTAA
- a CDS encoding FMN-binding glutamate synthase family protein — protein sequence MRNTILSIFIGITILSGVLVYFIPQTGTIILLSIACFLTVIAIYDSLQTKHSLLRAFPVIARLRWFFEDERDKIQQYFIEDNLNGTPINREKRSIVYQRSKLSKETVPFGTQHNVYAKGYEFVKHSLFPKDHHYIKGERVVFGSDKCTQKYDASIINISAMSFGSLSKNAIMALNQGAKMGKFAHNTGEGGISPYHLQGGDVIFQVGTGYFGAGKHDINGKRIFDDAIFKANAIRPEVKMIEIKFSQGAKPGHGGILPAVKNTPEIAEIRAVVSGTQVDSPPSHSAFSNYEEMILFIQKVRDLSEGKPVGIKFCVGDNDEIEAMIKAFADANNYPDFISVDGGEGGTGAAPMEFTNYIGTPLVEGLVFVNKLLVKYKLKNQVKIIASGKAIDAFDIVKILALGADAIGMARSFMLSLGCIQARECNLDSCPVGVATQDEDLVKALVVEKKNLRVKNYHNETIKSVKEVVASMGVDSIADLKPNQVFRRRKDEEIVSLENIYYKK from the coding sequence ATGAGAAATACCATACTTTCTATTTTTATAGGAATCACTATTTTATCTGGAGTTTTAGTTTACTTCATTCCGCAAACAGGAACTATTATATTATTATCAATAGCATGTTTTTTAACAGTTATTGCCATTTACGATAGTTTACAAACCAAACATTCCTTATTAAGAGCTTTTCCGGTAATTGCTCGTTTACGTTGGTTTTTTGAAGACGAAAGAGATAAAATTCAACAATATTTTATTGAAGATAATTTAAACGGAACGCCCATAAACAGAGAAAAAAGAAGTATTGTTTATCAGCGATCTAAGTTATCTAAAGAAACAGTTCCGTTTGGTACGCAACATAATGTATATGCTAAAGGCTATGAATTTGTAAAACATTCTTTATTTCCTAAAGATCATCATTATATTAAAGGTGAAAGAGTTGTTTTTGGTTCTGATAAATGTACTCAAAAATACGATGCTTCAATTATTAATATTTCTGCAATGTCTTTTGGTTCGTTAAGTAAAAATGCAATTATGGCATTAAATCAAGGAGCAAAAATGGGCAAATTTGCGCATAATACTGGTGAAGGCGGAATTTCTCCATATCATTTACAAGGCGGAGATGTTATTTTTCAAGTAGGAACCGGATATTTTGGTGCTGGTAAACACGATATTAATGGCAAACGTATTTTTGATGACGCAATTTTTAAAGCAAATGCCATTCGTCCTGAAGTTAAAATGATAGAAATTAAATTTTCTCAAGGTGCAAAACCTGGTCACGGAGGAATTTTACCTGCAGTAAAAAACACTCCAGAAATTGCAGAAATTAGAGCAGTTGTATCAGGTACGCAAGTAGATTCGCCACCAAGTCATTCTGCTTTTTCTAATTATGAAGAAATGATTCTCTTTATTCAAAAAGTAAGAGATTTATCTGAAGGAAAACCTGTAGGAATTAAATTTTGTGTTGGAGATAATGACGAAATAGAAGCAATGATTAAAGCTTTTGCTGATGCCAATAATTATCCAGATTTTATTTCTGTAGATGGAGGAGAAGGTGGTACTGGTGCTGCACCAATGGAATTTACAAATTATATTGGTACACCGTTAGTTGAAGGTTTGGTTTTTGTAAATAAATTATTAGTAAAATATAAGTTAAAAAATCAAGTTAAAATTATTGCAAGTGGTAAAGCAATTGATGCATTTGATATTGTTAAAATTTTAGCTTTAGGCGCAGATGCTATTGGAATGGCAAGAAGTTTTATGCTAAGTTTAGGTTGTATACAAGCCAGAGAATGTAATTTAGATTCGTGCCCAGTAGGTGTTGCAACACAAGATGAAGATTTAGTAAAAGCTTTGGTGGTAGAAAAGAAAAATCTGCGTGTAAAAAACTATCATAACGAAACCATTAAATCTGTAAAAGAAGTTGTTGCTTCAATGGGCGTTGATTCTATAGCAGACTTAAAACCAAATCAGGTTTTTAGACGTAGAAAAGACGAAGAAATTGTTAGTTTAGAAAACATTTATTATAAAAAGTAA
- a CDS encoding YpdA family putative bacillithiol disulfide reductase, giving the protein MNFFDIVIIGGGPIGIACGLEAQKKGLSYVILEKGPIVNSLYNYPVNMQFFSSSEKLEIDEIPFISKEAKPRRSEALEYYRRIATSNKLNIKLFEKVTSVAKIENEFTVISDKNSYKSKNIVIATGFYDIPNLLQVPGEDLPKVSHYYNDPHFYAGQKLAVIGASNSSVDAALECYRKGAEVTLIIRGTEVGQRVKYWVRPDIINRIEEGSIKVFYNATVKEISEENITINTENGIEKIQNDFVLALTGYKPNFTFLNQIGVELSKDEKKIPSYSCETMETNIKGVYLAGVICGGMETHKWFIENSRIHAKMIVHDILNKK; this is encoded by the coding sequence ATGAATTTTTTTGATATTGTTATTATTGGTGGAGGTCCTATAGGAATTGCTTGCGGATTAGAAGCTCAAAAAAAGGGCTTAAGTTATGTGATTTTAGAAAAAGGACCTATTGTAAATTCGTTGTATAATTATCCGGTGAATATGCAGTTTTTCTCATCTTCAGAAAAGTTAGAAATAGATGAAATTCCGTTTATCAGTAAAGAAGCAAAACCAAGAAGAAGTGAAGCTTTAGAATATTACAGAAGAATTGCAACTTCAAATAAATTAAATATAAAGCTGTTTGAAAAAGTAACATCAGTAGCTAAAATAGAAAATGAGTTTACAGTTATTTCTGATAAAAATTCCTACAAATCTAAGAATATAGTCATTGCAACAGGTTTTTATGATATTCCGAATCTGTTACAAGTTCCAGGAGAAGATTTACCAAAAGTTTCTCATTATTATAATGACCCGCATTTTTATGCGGGACAAAAATTAGCCGTTATTGGCGCAAGTAATTCGTCTGTAGATGCAGCTTTAGAGTGTTATAGAAAAGGAGCAGAGGTTACTTTAATTATTAGAGGAACAGAAGTTGGGCAACGTGTTAAATATTGGGTAAGACCAGATATTATCAACAGAATTGAAGAAGGAAGTATTAAAGTATTTTATAATGCTACTGTTAAAGAAATATCCGAAGAAAACATTACAATAAACACAGAAAACGGAATAGAAAAAATACAAAATGATTTTGTTTTAGCTTTAACAGGTTACAAACCAAATTTTACTTTTTTAAATCAAATTGGTGTTGAATTGTCTAAAGATGAAAAGAAAATTCCTTCTTATAGTTGTGAAACTATGGAAACCAATATAAAAGGGGTGTATTTAGCAGGCGTTATTTGTGGAGGTATGGAAACGCACAAATGGTTTATAGAAAACTCTAGAATTCATGCAAAAATGATTGTTCATGATATTCTGAATAAAAAATAG
- a CDS encoding outer membrane beta-barrel protein codes for MKKLILVALLIVSAITVGQEKKEKQNIKKGTWVFGGDLNFSSGGNDYTDPSISDTDYTGFGITAKTGYVFTKNNLELGLGLGFSTSKNASGDYENKTNSYKIAPYVKKYLPVNDIFSFFLQGEVAFSNYNIEENYNNSTDIESNSLFIGVRPGFVYFVTKKLALNANIGALGYNTNTYKTDNVTQSKNNSFSFNLSSSDLLFGFCYFL; via the coding sequence ATGAAAAAATTAATACTAGTAGCCTTATTAATTGTTAGTGCAATTACTGTAGGACAAGAAAAAAAAGAAAAACAAAACATTAAAAAAGGAACTTGGGTTTTTGGTGGAGATCTTAATTTTTCTAGCGGAGGAAATGATTATACGGATCCATCAATATCAGACACAGATTATACAGGCTTTGGTATAACAGCAAAAACAGGATATGTTTTTACAAAAAACAATTTAGAACTTGGTCTTGGGCTTGGGTTTAGTACTAGTAAAAATGCATCTGGAGACTATGAAAACAAAACCAATTCTTATAAAATAGCTCCTTACGTAAAAAAGTACCTTCCAGTTAACGATATCTTTAGTTTTTTTCTGCAAGGTGAAGTTGCTTTTTCTAATTATAACATAGAAGAAAACTATAATAATTCTACTGATATAGAAAGCAATTCATTATTTATTGGAGTAAGACCTGGTTTTGTTTATTTTGTAACCAAAAAACTTGCCCTTAATGCAAATATTGGAGCTCTAGGTTATAATACAAATACTTATAAAACAGATAATGTAACTCAAAGTAAGAACAATTCTTTTAGCTTTAATTTAAGTTCTTCGGATCTTCTCTTTGGTTTTTGTTATTTTTTGTAA